One Elephas maximus indicus isolate mEleMax1 chromosome 18, mEleMax1 primary haplotype, whole genome shotgun sequence genomic region harbors:
- the POU1F1 gene encoding pituitary-specific positive transcription factor 1 isoform X2, with protein MSCQPFTSADTFIPLNSDSSATLPLMMHHSAAECLPVSNHATNVMSTATGLHYSVPSCHYGNQASTYGVMAGSLTPCLYKFPDHTLSHGFPPMHQPLLAEDPTAADFKQELRRKSKLVEEPVDMDSPEIRELEKFANEFKVRRIKLGYTQTNVGEALAAVHGSEFSQTTICRFENLQLSFKNACKLKAILSKWLEEAEQVGALYNEKVGANERKRKRRTTISIAAKDALERHFGEQNKPSSQEIMRMAEELNLEKEVVRVWFCNRRQREKRVKTSLNQSLFTISKEHLECR; from the exons ATGAGTTGCCAACCTTTTACTTCAGCTGACACCTTTATACCTCTGAATTCTGATTCTTCTGCAACGCTGCCTCTGATGATGCATCACAGTGCTGCCGAGTGTCTACCAGTCTCCAATCACGCCACCAATGTGATGTCTACAG CAACAGGACTTCACTATTCTGTTCCTTCCTGTCATTATGGAAACCAGGCATCAACCTATGGAGTGATGGCAG GTAGCCTAACTCCTTGCCTTTATAAGTTTCCTGATCATACTTTGAGTCATGGATTTCCCCCCATGCACCAgcctctcctggcagaggacccCACGGCCGCTGATTTCAAGCAGGAACTCAGACGAAAAAGTAAATTGGTTGAAGAGCCAGTAGACATGGATTCTCCAGAAATCCGAGAACTTGAAAAGTTTGCCAATGAATTTAAAGTGAGAAGAATTAAGTTAG GGTACACCCAAACAAACGTTGGGGAAGCTCTGGCAGCTGTGCATGGCTCTGAATTCAGTCAAACGACTATCTGCCGATTTGAAAACCTGCAGCTCAGCTTTAAAAACGCATGCAAACTAAAAGCAATATTATCCAAATGGTTAGAGGAAGCTGAGCAAGTAGGAG CATTATACAATGAAAAAGTGGGAGcaaatgaaaggaaaaggaagcggAGAACAACCATAAG TATTGCTGCTAAAGATGCTCTGGAGAGACACTTTGGAGAACAGAACAAGCCTTCTTCTCAAGAGATCATGCGGATGGCAGAAGAGCTGAATCTTGAGAAAGAAGTAGTAAGAGTTTGGTTTTGCAACCGAAGGCAGAGAGAAAAACGGGTGAAAACAAGTCTGAATCAGAGCTTATTTactatttctaaggagcaccttgaGTGCAGATAA
- the POU1F1 gene encoding pituitary-specific positive transcription factor 1 isoform X1, with amino-acid sequence MSCQPFTSADTFIPLNSDSSATLPLMMHHSAAECLPVSNHATNVMSTVPSILSLIQTPKCLHIHFLVTTLGNTATGLHYSVPSCHYGNQASTYGVMAGSLTPCLYKFPDHTLSHGFPPMHQPLLAEDPTAADFKQELRRKSKLVEEPVDMDSPEIRELEKFANEFKVRRIKLGYTQTNVGEALAAVHGSEFSQTTICRFENLQLSFKNACKLKAILSKWLEEAEQVGALYNEKVGANERKRKRRTTISIAAKDALERHFGEQNKPSSQEIMRMAEELNLEKEVVRVWFCNRRQREKRVKTSLNQSLFTISKEHLECR; translated from the exons ATGAGTTGCCAACCTTTTACTTCAGCTGACACCTTTATACCTCTGAATTCTGATTCTTCTGCAACGCTGCCTCTGATGATGCATCACAGTGCTGCCGAGTGTCTACCAGTCTCCAATCACGCCACCAATGTGATGTCTACAG TCCCGTCTATTTTGTCTTTGATCCAAACTCCTAAATGTTTGCACATACATTTCTTGGTGACAACTTTGGGAAACACAGCAACAGGACTTCACTATTCTGTTCCTTCCTGTCATTATGGAAACCAGGCATCAACCTATGGAGTGATGGCAG GTAGCCTAACTCCTTGCCTTTATAAGTTTCCTGATCATACTTTGAGTCATGGATTTCCCCCCATGCACCAgcctctcctggcagaggacccCACGGCCGCTGATTTCAAGCAGGAACTCAGACGAAAAAGTAAATTGGTTGAAGAGCCAGTAGACATGGATTCTCCAGAAATCCGAGAACTTGAAAAGTTTGCCAATGAATTTAAAGTGAGAAGAATTAAGTTAG GGTACACCCAAACAAACGTTGGGGAAGCTCTGGCAGCTGTGCATGGCTCTGAATTCAGTCAAACGACTATCTGCCGATTTGAAAACCTGCAGCTCAGCTTTAAAAACGCATGCAAACTAAAAGCAATATTATCCAAATGGTTAGAGGAAGCTGAGCAAGTAGGAG CATTATACAATGAAAAAGTGGGAGcaaatgaaaggaaaaggaagcggAGAACAACCATAAG TATTGCTGCTAAAGATGCTCTGGAGAGACACTTTGGAGAACAGAACAAGCCTTCTTCTCAAGAGATCATGCGGATGGCAGAAGAGCTGAATCTTGAGAAAGAAGTAGTAAGAGTTTGGTTTTGCAACCGAAGGCAGAGAGAAAAACGGGTGAAAACAAGTCTGAATCAGAGCTTATTTactatttctaaggagcaccttgaGTGCAGATAA